The Brachypodium distachyon strain Bd21 chromosome 4, Brachypodium_distachyon_v3.0, whole genome shotgun sequence nucleotide sequence GTGGCCGACTTGCTGACTTGGTTGATCGTACTGATGTGAGTTGCCATTTTCTTTGTCTCATGAAGATTTGGTGACTATATTTCATCTCGGGTTTCGAAGCATTCTAGACATGCCAACTTAATGGTTCCATGTATTGTAGGTTGCTCTACCAGAGAAGCCTGACACTGAAGATGAAACTGAGCTGAAGAAGTGGAGGTGGAACTTGAGGTCGGTCAAGAAGGAAAATAGTGAAAGACATTCTCAGAGATGTGATGTTGAGCTCAAACTCGCCGTAAGCGACTATAAGGAGTCTTGCTATTGTTAACCATTTAGCTGGACATTATTCATTCAACTTCTACTGCTTATCTAGTGTACACTTATTTGGTAACAGGTTGCTCGGAAAATGAAAGATGAAGTGGGGTTCTACTATCCACACAACCTTGATTTTAGAGGCCGTGCTTACCCAATGCACCCTTATCTGAATCACTTAGGCTCAGATCTTTGTCGTGGAGTTTTGGAGTTCTCTGAAGGTCGACCACTTGGTGATTCAGGCTTGTGCTGGTTGAAGATACACCTAGCAAATTTATATGCTGGCGGTGTCGATAAGTTATCATATGATGGTCGAATTGCATTTACCGAGAATCACCTGGAGGACATATTTGACTCGGCTAACAGACCTCTTGAAGGCAAGCGATGGTGGCTTGGGGCTGAGGATCCATTCCAATGCTTGGCAGTATGCATGGATCTTACTGAAGCTTTAAGAAGCTCCTCTCCAGAAGCAATGATTTCACATATTCCTGTGCACCAGGTACTGATATTTTCTGCTTCTCATTTATTTTGCAGCAATTATGGGCCTGTTTGGataatttgtactccctccgttccataattcttgtctcaaatttgtccaaaaatgaatgtatctattcctaaaaggcgtctagatacatgtaatatttcgacaagaattatggaacggaggtagtacaccTTAATTTTATAGGCAAGGAAAAATTAGCTCAAGTTAGCAATAGAGGAAGGAAGCAAAGCTAGGCATTTGTTTCTCTTTCCTTGACTAGTGCACGTGTCAACTAATATATGGAAAAACGTTGATGAGAGAAATTGTCCAAATGACCGGAGTAATTTTAAGTTGTTGGGATTGATTTGTATAATTGAGGTTTTTTGTAATTGATCGAATGATTTCCAAATTAGTCATGGCATGAAACTAATGGGATTGATTTGTAACTAATTGGGTTTTCCATAATTGATGGGCCAGGGTGGCTGGTATACCAGTGGCATTGGTGGTGATTCAAACATCTTCTATATCGTTGGATTTAGCCAGTTGGATGGCTGAGATCTTTCGGATCTGCCATGACTTGTGCTTTTAATAGtagtatagatatagatacatatatAGGTAGCCTAAACAAGGCTGCACTTTGATGCTTTCTTAAAGAGTATAACTAATGCTCAAAATATCGTATAATTATGTATTTTGTACTATTTTCTGAACCACGGCCTGACAAAATTAAGTGCAAAAATGCTGATCACATGGTTTTGCTTGAGGGCAAGGATTTTCTTGCTCATGTGTCTGTTTTCTTGGCAATATAAAGGTTTTTGAGTTCTACCAAACATGTCAAGGGATAGCTGCAGACGCATGACTTCAGGAAGGACACATTAATTTCATGATGGATACACTTGTTAAGAGTTCGGTTTTGTTAAGGGGTGATTTAATTGAAGTTCTAATCTGTTAGGATTTCGTTATGTGATTTTCGTAGGGACTTTCTCTCTGTAAAAGAGCGACGCTAATATCTTTAAAAGCAAGCACAGATAAAAGAAAttatcctctctctctcacgaCATCAGTTTCTATCTTTTGCTGTTTACCATGATCCCACCTGCCAATTGCTCTCTCTATGGCTCTACCTCAACTACCCTCTCCCAATTTGAGCACATAACCAAACACCTAGCCGACAAGGTTAGGTTGCAATCAGTAGGTCTAGCAACTTGAGAAAATATCTGGACTTCTCTTGTATAAATCTTGAATGTTCtacttacaagttacaacatAAAATGGAACACTGAAATATATTGGCCAATATATTGTGATGCACGAGTtaatatttcaaaaaaaaaactgaaaggaCACACATGTTCATGTGTGAATACTGTTTGCATAGTTTGTACAAAAAGTATCTAACTGAAGAAATGGAACACAGTATATTAGCCCTTCATCGCTTGTCCTTTTTTTGGGCACAGGACAGAAATGAAATTGTTTTTCACCAAAAAGCAAGTATAGTGTTCGGAACATGTAAACCtatgtttattttattgtttagAATTTTCAAATGCTATTTTGATTCTTTTTTGGGTCACAAAATCCTTGTCCCTGTTGCACATTCATATTATCATGGCCTATAAAAAGATGTTTTCATTTGATTACGTATGCGCCATTCATATATGGGGATGATGTCCCATTGTCCGTAAATGAGTGCATATTCTAGTGACATTTGAAAGTAACACTGGTAGCTTATGGCATTTTGCATGGTAGTTTGCAGTGTTAACATTAACATCAGTTATAGGTGTTCATTGGACCACATTATAAAACCTAGAAATAACATCTCTGTGTCACTCACAAGCGGCTGAGAGTTCACGTGTCACTCACTACCACTTGTCAGCCTCACATAggatatttttcatttttttcatgaaacaTCGTCAAGGCTGCATGGAGCTCCTGCACATTTATATAGATGAATATCCTAGTTGATTATGAGAACTACGCCGAAAAGGCTGCACGGAGGTTTATGAGGAAAACTACGCCGAAAAGAATATCTCGTCAAGGTTTTTGAGAAAAACTATGCTGAAAATAATATCTCATCAAGGTTTTTGAGAAAAACTATGCTGAAAATAATATCTCGTCAAGGTTTATGAGGAAAATACGCCGAAAAAAATACAGATCTTGGTTGATTAAAGACCAACTGAGCTAAACCTTGATAATGAGACGAGCCACCTACGTAAAGTAGGATAGGAGCCCCGTTCAATAAACAGCAACAGCGACATCTCAACGGCCCTTGAAGACTTAAGCTTTTGCCCAGATCCTTGCGCCCCTCCACCTAtccgagctcctcctgggaGCCTAACTGCTGTCCTATGAACTATGAAGCACCGATACAGGGATACAGACACAGGGATAAGGATACGAGGACCCAGGGTATGGGATTTTCCAAAAACAGACACACGGGGATATGGCGAGTATGTATAAATAATGAATAATTAGAAAAAATCCCATGTAAAAAAGAGATGAAGATAATTATAAGATGTGAGATGAGATTTAAATAGTGCCCCATTTGTTGCCTCCATGTCTCCTTTTGAAGCCTCACTGATTGAATCCTCAATGCTCACACTGGACTTTGCAACTTGCAAAATACATCAGATCCTCAATTTCCTCCATGCTAGTGCCACTAGAAGCCATGCTTCCTACACAACCACAAGTGAAGAATGGCGACAACTTAGCAAGTGGCAAGAAGCAGGGGTGTCCGCAGGAGAGCCAGCAATTGTGAGCTGGAGGGGAGAAATGAGGGCGAGGTACCTTGCTTGAGCTTGCTTGCCACTAGAAGGAGCGCTGGGGCTCTGGAAGATTTGACGGCGGCTCATTGGGCCTGATGGTCTCCCGTTGTTAGGCAACCAGATGCAGAATGCACATAGCTGTTTCCCCCCCTATAGTTAGTGCATTAAATACAGCATATATTCAGGGCATTAGTGCTCTTAGTGCAGCATGTAATCGGGCCATAATCGAGCCCTTTGTGGCTGCATAAATTTGAGATATGAGCAGGTCACAGTTTGTGGTATCTTTTCCCAAACTTACATGGTGTCAGACTGAAATCGATCCCCTTCTGCATCTCTCCTCCTGTCCCTTCCTTCCCTCTGCACTATCACTGCCGCCACTGCACTACCATGCCTGCCGGCAACAATGTCCAGGACAACCTCACAACCCTTGGACCGCCGCCATCCATATGTGGCCAATGCAAGGGGGCGACACCCCTAGCATCCTCGGTCCACACCCCGGCTTCCCTCGTCCTCAAGTGCATGGCTACATGGCGATGTCCCAATCACTGACATACCAGCCTGCTTTCTACCCTGACATGGCGCATGGCTACGGCACTCCTCCGCCCAGCCCACCCTCCGCCCCATCTTGGGACTCGTTGACTCTCGTCAACCACTTCAACACCATGAACCTTCAGTCAACATCCACTGATTAGTACATGGATACGGGTGAAACGGCACATATGTCTGCCGATGCTGGTATACTTAACTCCCTTGTCCCCATCCTAAATTTCGGCATGTCATTGTGGGCGACGGTTCCTCTCTTACTGTCACCACAACCGGCCACACCTCTCTTCCTTCACATTTTTCTAATCGTCGTCTTCATTTGAACAATGTCTTAGTTGCTCCTCGTATCGTAAAAAAGTTAGTTTCTGTTCGTCAGTTCACTTCTGATAATGCTCTTAGTGTAGCATGTAATCAGGCCCTTTGTGGCTTTATAAATATGAGATCAGCACGTCACAGTATCGGTGTTTCCTAGCTGCTGTAAACCTGCAACACCAAACCAGATGTGAGGagaccgccaccgccaccaccaccatggaACTCCACCCTTGCCAACGgccggcaccaccaccaccaccactgcGGCAACCGGTACCTTAGGCTAGCCACCGCCCCAATGCCGGAGACATGCAGGAAGCCTCCCGTGGCGTCATTGTGCGCTCCGGCCGCGACCTACTCGGGCACAAATCTGGATCTGGACACCTGGCCACCACCGTGCCACTGTCCCTATGAGCCTCACGAGCTTGCCCTTTGACTATCCGTTGCAACGGCGAGGGGCAGGGAGCAGGGAAGAGTGGATGGCTGCGGCTAGGTTGAGGTTCGCCGTGGAGTCGCCCTGCTGGGAGCGAGTGGGGGCTGTGTCCGCAGTTTGGAGTTGTTATGCAGTTATACTGAAGATGATGGTTTCCATATTTACTGAGTTGATTTCCTGAAGCAGAAATATGATAGTCAAGTGATTGTCAATATCTGTTTGTCTTtcgatattttttatgtatccAATAAAATCTCTACCATGTGACACAATTCAATTTTACCAGGATGGTTCTTGTAATGGCCTGCAGCACTATGCAGCACTTGGAAGGGACAAGGTCAGTTCATATTTTTATTCATATGTTGCTTATTAAAGATTGTTTTGTTTGGCATGGAGGATAGTTTTTTGGCTAGTGGAGTTAGTAATATTTCTTTCACCAATTGCATGCAGCTGGGTGCCATTGCTGTCAACTTAGTTTCTGGGGAAAAACCTGCAGATGTTTACTCTGGAATAGCTACCAGGTACGCTTTCTAGAGGTCATTATGCTTCACACTGCACCTTGTTGATGGTTGGACTCCCATTCCATTTTAGCATGTACCTGTCTGTATGCTGTACGTCCCTGTATGACATACCCTATTAGTCTATTTGTACTATGTGATCTTATATACCATCGTTTGAGAGTTCACAGCTATCATGCTGATGGATCCAATGTCTTCAGTTACTCCTATAGAGAAAATTCATTTGATTTGTTATTTTCTTCCTACTCTTTAATTCTATTTTCCAGATAATCTGTGTTTATCCGGAAGACACCAAGTATGTACTGGTTGTACTTTCTAGCTGCAAAGTTATCCCAGATTAGCTTGATCTGTAGCATTTCTGCCATTTTGTGTGGCCTGTGGGGTTCTGGAACCAGTTGTTTTCTGTCCTTGGCACCGTAATTGCACCAAATTGAATTCAGAGTTCGCCATAAAAATAACCAGTCAAGAACAACCCTACtaccataaaaaaaacttggatTCAAAGTACACCTTCTGTACaatgcttttgctttttgtcaaaaaagaaaagtaccCCTTCCATTGCAAAAACATATTTTGACTGTCCAAATCCAtgctttgaccaacaattaatCGAGCAATACATGTATTATGTTGTATAAACttgatatcattggattcgtattcaAAAGCACTTTCTTGTGAGCGTGGTTTTATAACTATCAATAgaatattgtactccctccgatccatattacttgttgaaatattacatgtatctcgacgcttttaaacatagatacatctatatttgggcaaatttgagacaagtaatatgggtcggagggagtatgagaATTTATGGTGAATTCAAAATCGACAGTCAAAATATGCACTACATTTAgcaatggagggagtactatatatttttaatttataaTACGACCCTGAAATCTTTTTGGATAGGCAAGAGATTGGATACGAATATAACTAACCTTTATGTCAGAAATTAAAGGTATTTCCTGTTTCCTTCAACTTGCTGTAACTGTGCTGTGTTAGTTTTGTTTAGCCAAGATATATTAAATTCTCAGTGTTTACAAACAAGGCTGTTTGTCATGTCATACATTTTTCATATAGGTTTTACTTGGATGCAGCTGTCATACTTATTGTATTTATTCTTCAAAAAGCATATGTCTGAGACATGAGGTGTTTGTAAGGACGATATATGACCATGTTTCGGGATATATATGCAGTTGCGAAACTTTTTGTGGACTTGAGCATGAGCCCTTGGTTAGATGATTGACTCATTGATACAAGCTCATGTCCttatgtactactccctccggcccataattcttgtctcaaatttgccccaaaatggatgcatctattcctaaaaagcgtctagatacatgtaatatttagacaaaaattatggaacggagggagtactgtgtAACAAATAGAACAATCCTTTTAACCTTTGAACTTAATGAACTATGCTTGTTGAAGTCATATCTTGAAGGATCATACAATTTAAGCCATGATGTTCATTTACTTATTGCTGCTTAGTATCCTTGTGACTGTCCCATGGTCTACAAGTGAACTAACTATTTGAATCTTGTCTTGACATGCAACTGGGTTAGTTTCTTCTTCAAATTGTGacaattatttggagttacaTTTTTCATACTTGTGATCCAGGGTGGTGGAAATTATGAGGAGAGATGCACAAAAGGATCCTGCATTAGATCCTGATGCAGCACGTGCTCGTCTATTAGTTGATCAGGTGTTGCTTCTTCTCTCGTCTTTAGACTTTTACtatactagatgatgccccacGCGTTGCTGCGTAACCGTGTTAAAGCAAATGCATAAATAGATATTTTAAATGAACTAAATCTAATGGGAAAATATCCAAGTGTTTTGTTTTACATTAATAACAATAAGACCTAAGAATTATGTAAAACATAATGTATAAAAAGAGAAACTTTTTCCAAAAAATGAAACATGATTGAATTAATGATGTGGCATGATTTGAATTGATTGATTAATGAAAAAACGTAAATgaatatatgaaaaaaaagactgaAACATGATTGAATTAATGATGTGGCATGACTTGATGAGATGGGAAAAATAATGTGGTGGGCTTGATGAGGTGGCAtacttgcatgttgagagaaatcatcTAGTGAGGTGCTCCTgtttagatatagaagatttgGCTTCATAAGACAGATAAGAGGAAGATAATCAAAGTTTAAGAATTTAATTCTTCAGACCACTTTCTACCTTCTAGTTATACGTAGCAAAAGGTctatatcaccccctcaagtTTGTTGCCTCTTTTAGTTTGCTCCCTCAAGTATGAAGCTCGGTAACCAGCCCCCTCAACTATTAAAAATAGTTCAAATAGCCCCTTGGGGCTGTTTTGGAGGTGGTCTTGTCAGCGTGGCATGTGACATGGACAAGGGCAGTGACTTTGCTGAGACCCACGTTGCATTTTAGCTACATACTTTACTATTATTTTCACTTCTTCTCCCTCCACTACCTTGCTGGGTCTAGCGCAGAAGGCTGTTAGCTGCTTTCTCCTTATGCCAGGAGGAGAACGCCATTGCTGGTGCATTGGAGCTCGGACAGAGACCAAGGAAGAGCAAGAGACTAATACGGATACACGTATCCATATCAGGGCAATATGGACAAGGATACATGATCTTTCAAAAATATTGATATATGATCTTTCAAACATACCGATACATGATCTTTCAAAAATTCTAATACAGGGATACGCTTCAcaatttttataaaataataGCGGTACAGTGGAGCCTTGAGGTTGGTGGGTAGATCACTTGAGGTTGCACCTCTTTCTGCCTTCTTCCAGACTAGGTGCTGCTGAGGCAGAGGGTCAGGACAGAGGTTGAAGAATGGGAGAGACAGGGTTAGATAAGCCTTATTGGGCTCTTGTTGGACTAGGCACGATGAGAACTGATTGTGATGTATTTTTATTGTTATATCTTCCAATATTTCATAAATACATATCGGGCGCGTCAGGCGAACATCAGTATCGGTCTATCGGATATGCTAATCCAGACGAGTATCGGTGCTGTGTTGGTTCCCAGATTTCTGCCTGGTCACGCTGCCAGTGTGAAAATCCACCTGTGGAACCAATTTTTGGGACCATTTAATTAGTTTCCAATAGTTGAGTTGGTTGGTCACCTTGTTTCATAGTTGAGGGGGTAAACTAGACGAAGCGCAAAACTTGAGTAGGTGTTGTAAACTTTTTCGTTGTACATATAGTATAATTAGCATGGTCTCCATGGTGCCAGGCACCATGTTTTCAAGTTCACTAATTGAAAGCAAATTGGAATACAATTTTCACATTGTAATATACTATCATGTGGTTGTATAGGTGATACTGtatcatttttaatatgcTCATATACTATTGCAAGTTGGCCCATAATTTTTAGTATATTTTATGAATATATGGATATTTGTATTGCTTTTAGATGATACGAACATGAAAAAATTATCTTATTTCTAGCTGGTATGAATCCTTGCTGCCTCGCCCAGAAAGAATACTTGACGTTATGTGATTAGTGTTGTCTTGTTGGTTTCACCTGCTTGTTTATCAAATGCAGGTGGATAGGAAATTGGTAAAACAAACAGTGATGACATCTGTCTATGGTGTCACTTATGTTGGAGCACGTGAACAAATAAAGAGAAGATTAAAGGAGAGGGGGGTCATTGGTGATGACTCAGAACTTTTTGCTGCATCATGCTATGCTGCTAAGGTGGAACACCGTAGTGATTGAAACTTTTGTGTCGCTTTATCTAACATGTTCATCTAATTGACTGAAATTACTGTTTGTGTTAAATTCTGGTTAGGTTACGCTAACAGCACTTGGTGAGATGTTTGAAGCTGCCCGTAGTATCATGAACTGGCTTGGAGATTGTGCTAAGGTATCATGCACAATGATGTGTGTTGTCTGAATATCAAATAATGTTTGCATCAAGAAAATGCACTtcaatatcttttttttctgcttaTATTATATACTCTAGGTACTGACATTTTTATTTGGCAATCACAATTGGTTCAAGCTGTCTGTTGCCTTATGGGTGAATGTTTTTATGCTGAAGTGGTTTATTACTTAATTACAATTAAGACATGCTGCAAAAACAATCATTGGTTGAGTATTTTggctttgatttttttatttgcattgATATCATTTGTGTCATGGCAGATACTGATACAGATACaatgttcatttttctttcggTACTAACAAGCAGAGGTGCCTATCCTTTTTAAAAAGGGCAAGTTTATGGTCGTGGTGCTGTGCTGTTCCGTGCTGTGGAatttagggtgtgtttggttgggagCCAACACTAGCCAAGCCAAATAATTGGCAAGCAAGATTTATTggttcttgtttgctttgttgcaaaattttggttgccaACATGAATCACCTCATCTCTCTTGCACATTCTTGCCAAATAATTAGCAAAGTGAGGGTTGAGGAATCCTTGGCCAAATAATTGGCAAGCCAATTTCTTGCCTTAATTGGTAGGACAAAATGGGGCACAAACCAAAgtaccaaacacacccttagtTAGCTAGGGGCGTCTTCACCAACTCTTGGAAGATTATACTGTTTTATCTAAATAGAACCTTCTGATCAAAAGCCATATCAGTGCACAACGGCGCTAAGAGAGGCAAAATTAGGAAAAACAAAGTAAACTAAACCTGAAATACTGTTATGACTATGAGAAGAATGAGAACAATCTACCTTTTAAGATTCTAAATCTAATGATTAAGCTGTTTGTCGTGGCAAACTGCTACAGCCATCTTTTCAGTTAACATGCTTCCTTGATAGTGGAGCCCTCATGCATTGTCTTAGTTTTTGTTTCTAAATAGATTGGTTTTTTGTAACCATGTTTTTGAACTGTGGCTATGCTTTGCATGACAGGTGATTGCTTGTGAAAATGAACCCGTAAGATGGATGACCCCTCTTGGACTTCCAGTTGTTCAACCATATCGCAAACTAGGGAGGCATCTTGTAGGTGTTTCAGTATAATTGTTTCCTCATCTTCTTTTGATTATTTTACTGCATGCCTTTCAGGGAAATAAACATGTGCATGCTGCTTATcaactagtactccctctgtcctaGTATATAGGGTGCCTACACATTCTGAGATTTAATTTTGATCGTCAATTAATCAGTTAATCAACGAGTTATTTGccataaaaattataccattagtacaaagttgtactaaatcaacgacacttattatggatcagagggagtataatttttgtggcaCATGACCCATACTTTATTGGTCacattgatggtcaaagttgaatCTTGAAATGCATCCCATCTTATAAACCGAGAAGGAGGAAGTAATAACAAAATGAGATTCTTGATGTTTTCCTTGTAGATTAAAACATCATTACAAGTGCTGACACTTCAACGCGAAACGGATAAGGTATGCCCCCCTCTTTGCATGGATGTGTTCTGTGCATCTTATTGCTAGTAGCCGATTGTTATATGCTACTGCTTGTTGCTGGCCGAATTTTCCTGTGTAATGGCACAATCGAAGTTAGCAGCCTTCTTTGGTTTAGGAATGGTCTCGTTCTAGGTGCGTTGGAGTGATCTAGGACCTACCCGTTCCTTGAAGGCAACCTCTCAGTccaactcttcttcttttcgtcATGGTCTCATTCTAGGATGGGTTGACGTTAGGATATGATGTTCTAGGACCAACAATTCCTCAAAAGCAATCTTGTCACTGGTTTCTACTTCTTTTTGACATTTTTGATCATGTCGTCAATTAGGGCAAATGGCGCTGCTGATAAATGTTTCCCTGTTCAGATTTACCCTCTAAGGAGTTACTTTGGCCTAGCGGGTATGTGATTCTTGTTGTAGAGAAGTTGCAAACAGTATTTGCAGCACTTTTCATTAAATATTGAACAAACATTCATACAAGAGTTTATGTGGTCTAGGGCAACCAGTGCCATCAGCCTCGCCGAATGTACTGATTTCTCATGGGGGGTGTATCAGCTGGTTGTGATGAGCATTCCACCATGTATCTGCCTCTCCTTTGTTACCAGAGCTCACCGTCTGAAGGTCGTGGTTTTCTCCTTGGAAGCCATGCTGTTTCGCCATGCCATATGTACCAAATTGTTAGGATGATCATACAAGCTAGTACAGGTCCTTCTGCTAGGGCTTTGGAGCTTGCCTGTGCCTAGCCACCAATCCTGATGAGTTGTATCTGAGATGATTCCAACTGATTTTGAAGCTCCTGGAGAAGTGTTATATCTTTATCAAGTTCACAAAATTAGAAAGAAATCGTATGTTTCTAGATTTGATAACTTGTGGTTTTGCGATGTATTGAAAACCATTCAGTTTTTACCTTCCAGCTATGTTTATCATGGGTTCTGATTTGAAGATTAATTAGGCCATATCCTATGGGACTTTGCCAGAAATCCCTGCCGGCGATATTTGGTAAAAACAATGGCACGCTATATTTACACATTTGTCGCTGATCAACTGCCTCTGCTCACTGGTTTGTATCAAGCCATTGGATCAACAATTTAGTAAAATAACCACATGCTCTATTTAGAACATTTGTCTCTGATTTACTGCCACCGGCCACTTGTTTGGTAATTTGGCAGGAAGCAGCTATTGATTTGTTCATGCATCAAATTATTGGAGCCATAGGATTGacattttatttccttttcgTTGCGGTGTTATGATAGCTTTTTTGAGTATTTGATATATTAGATAGCTTTTTTGAGTACTTGATACTTACATGTGTTCCGTTCAACCAGGTTATGGTAAAGCGGCAGCGGACAGCTTTCCCTCCAAACTTTGTACACTCACTTGATGGCTCTCATATGATGATGACTGCTGTTGCTTGCAACAAGCAAGGCCTATATTTTGCAGGTTGGTATTTTACTTTTTACCATTCTGTTTGAGGGACTCTTGCTTGAATCACGTGATGAAAGAAGTGCATTACTATTGACATTTGTGTATATATTTAAAATCAATGCAGGGGTTCATGATTCATATTGGACCCATGCTTGTGATGTTGATACAATGAACAAGATACTTCGGGAAAAGTTCGTGGAACTGTATGATGCACCTATTTTAGAAAATGTATGTATTTCCTCATCCCATTTTTCTACATGAATATTTTTGGGAATATAATTGATATTAGACCATCACTATTTCCTATGCCAGAATATCTTTGTCTGAAAATTGCAAGATATGTTGTTCTTACTGTACTATTCTTACAATATCCTTAGTTTCATGttctcttttattttgatTAATATATGGCCCATTTTTCGGCTGGCCTTGGGTTGTTGGTCAGATACTTGACTCGTCATATGTGTTGGACATATCATAAGTGTGTTGTGGAAGTGCTATTTTCCATGTTTTAGCCATGTTTATCTTCTTTCTTTGTGTGTGTCATTTGTCTAATTGTTCAATACCGAGTCTAGTAACAGACTGCATATGCTGTTTCATAACAAAGTGCTTTTGTTGCAGTTGTTGGATAGTTTTGAGACATCTTTCCCTACATTAAGATTTCCACCATTGCCAGAAAGGGGAGATTTTGATCTGAATGATGTCCTCCAGTCCCCATATTTCTTCAACTAGCATGATTACAGTGGCGCAGTGTCCTATTTCGCTCTGTGCCGCCCACCTGTTACCTTGCACAAACCGAGTTCTGTCAAAGTACATGAGTGTCTGACTCGGATGATGCAGCCGAACCTTGTGCTGATTGAGGTGACGACGATAACCCCACTGGATTGATAGAGGTATACAGAAGTTGCTCTTGCTCTGCTGCAGAGTTTCATGTGTCTTCAACATCATCAGGCGTAAGCAAGGTGGATTACTATTGCCTAGAAATTGGCAGTGAACAGAGCTGGTCCAGGAGGAGATTGAAGAAAGTCAACAGTCAAATAAGTGGAAACCATGAGCAAGAAGCGCtctatgattttatttta carries:
- the LOC100824329 gene encoding DNA-directed RNA polymerase 1B, mitochondrial translates to MWRRLPSRRLASALLSASAPQLPPPLYRLLHPVTVAAPGILPPPRSLWGLQPPRLVSSSAAAAEEVDDLHHALEEIVPVDPKPNLPAGVAGKERKGRSRSGRGRQATEAAAHGMGSSKYAALRQRQVRIETEAWEQAAKEYRELLADMCEHKLAPNLPYVKSLFLGWFEPLRDQIIAEQELVGERGARASHAPYFNMLPADMMAVITMHKLMGLLMTGSGDGSVRVIQAACQIGEAIEHEVRIHKFLEKTKKKNTKEVDNVVEAGDSDIAKEQQRLRKKVTDLMKKQKIRQVRNIVKKQDSTRPWGQDAHAKVGSRLIELLIETAHIQPPVSQSADSTPDIRPAFTHEMRTVTREQQKSSRRYGVIKCDPLIRQGLDRTAKHMVIPYMPMLIPPISWTGYDKGAHLFLPSYVMRTHGARQQREAVKKAPKEQMQLIFEALDTLGSTKWRINKKVLSIVDRIWSSGGRLADLVDRTDVALPEKPDTEDETELKKWRWNLRSVKKENSERHSQRCDVELKLAVARKMKDEVGFYYPHNLDFRGRAYPMHPYLNHLGSDLCRGVLEFSEGRPLGDSGLCWLKIHLANLYAGGVDKLSYDGRIAFTENHLEDIFDSANRPLEGKRWWLGAEDPFQCLAVCMDLTEALRSSSPEAMISHIPVHQDGSCNGLQHYAALGRDKLGAIAVNLVSGEKPADVYSGIATRVVEIMRRDAQKDPALDPDAARARLLVDQVDRKLVKQTVMTSVYGVTYVGAREQIKRRLKERGVIGDDSELFAASCYAAKVTLTALGEMFEAARSIMNWLGDCAKVIACENEPVRWMTPLGLPVVQPYRKLGRHLIKTSLQVLTLQRETDKVMVKRQRTAFPPNFVHSLDGSHMMMTAVACNKQGLYFAGVHDSYWTHACDVDTMNKILREKFVELYDAPILENLLDSFETSFPTLRFPPLPERGDFDLNDVLQSPYFFN